From Lathamus discolor isolate bLatDis1 chromosome 15, bLatDis1.hap1, whole genome shotgun sequence, a single genomic window includes:
- the TBC1D13 gene encoding TBC1 domain family member 13 isoform X2, which translates to MIIQPGIAKANLGVSREDVTLEDHPLNPNPDSRWNTYFKDNEVLLQIDKDVRRLYPDMAFFQRPTDYPCLLILDPQNEFETLRKRVEQTTLKSQTVARNRSGVTNVSSPLKTTPNTLSEYEVLPNGCEAHWEVVERILFIYAKLNPGIAYVQGMNEIVGPLYYTFATDPNSEWKEHAEADTFFCFTNLMAEIRDNFIKSLDDSQCGITYKMEKVYSTLKEKDVELYLKLQEQNIKPQFFAFRWLTLLLSQEFLLPDVIRIWDSLFADDNRFDFLLLVCCAMLTLIRDQLLEGDFTLNMRLLQDYPISDVHLILKKAKELQDSK; encoded by the exons ATGATTATCCAGCCTGGGATTGCCAAAGCCAACCTGGGTGTTTCAAGGGAAGACGTGACCTTAGAAGATCAT ccCCTCAATCCAAATCCTGACAGCCGATGGAATACTTACTTCAAGGATAACGAAGTGCTTCTCCAGATAGATAAAGACGTCAG GAGGCTGTACCCTGACATGGCATTCTTCCAGCGCCCAACAGACTACCCCTGCCTTTTAATTCTGGACCCGCAGAATGAGTTTGAAACGCTGCGCAAGCGGGTAGAGCAGACAACGCTCAAGTCCCAGACGGTGGCACGGAACCGGAGCGGGGTCACAAAT GTGAGCTCCCCTCTTAAAACAACACCTAATACTCTGAGTGAGTACGAAGTTCTGCCCAACGGCTGTGAAGCTCACTGGGAAGTGGTGGAGCGAATCCTGTTCATCTATGCCAAGCTGAACCCTGGGATAGCATATGTGCAAGGGATGAATGAAATCGTGGGGCCTCTTTACTACACCTTTGCTACAGACCCTAATAGTGAATGGAAAG AACACGCTGAAGCAGacacatttttctgctttacaaaTCTAATGGCTGAAATTCGGGACAACTTCATTAAGAGCCTGGATGATTCTCAGTGTGGCATTACCTACAAAATGGAGAAGGTCTACTCCACCCTGAAGGAAAAAGATGTGGAGCTGTATTTGAAACTT CAAGAACAGAACATCAAACCCCAGTTCTTTGCCTTCCGCTGGCTGACGCTGCTCTTGTCCCAAGAGTTCCTGCTGCCAGATGTCATCCGCATCTGGGACTCCCTCTTTGCTGACGACAATCGCTTcgattttcttctgcttgtctGTTGTGCTATGTTGAC ACTAATCCGGGATCAGTTGCTGGAAGGAGACTTCACTCTGAACATGAGGCTGCTACAG GATTATCCTATCTCTGATGTTCATCTGATTTTGAAGAAGGCAAAAGAACTTCAAGATTCCAAATAG
- the TBC1D13 gene encoding TBC1 domain family member 13 isoform X1, producing MSRLHRSRIADFQEVLGEPTVALAKLRDLCFSGIPFDGGLRCLCWKILLNYLPLEKALWSSLLKKQRDLYSQFLKEMIIQPGIAKANLGVSREDVTLEDHPLNPNPDSRWNTYFKDNEVLLQIDKDVRRLYPDMAFFQRPTDYPCLLILDPQNEFETLRKRVEQTTLKSQTVARNRSGVTNVSSPLKTTPNTLSEYEVLPNGCEAHWEVVERILFIYAKLNPGIAYVQGMNEIVGPLYYTFATDPNSEWKEHAEADTFFCFTNLMAEIRDNFIKSLDDSQCGITYKMEKVYSTLKEKDVELYLKLQEQNIKPQFFAFRWLTLLLSQEFLLPDVIRIWDSLFADDNRFDFLLLVCCAMLTLIRDQLLEGDFTLNMRLLQDYPISDVHLILKKAKELQDSK from the exons ATGTCACGGTTGCACCGGAGCAG GATCGCGGACTTCCAGGAGGTGCTCGGTGAACCCACGGTGGCGCTGGCCAAGCTCCGCGACCTGTGCTTCAGCG GAATTCCCTTTGATGGTGGGCTGCGCTGCCTGTGCTGGAAG ATACTCCTGAACTACCTCCCTTTAGAGAAAGCCTTATGGAGCTCTTTGCTGAAGAAACAGAG GGATCTGTATTCCCAGTTCCTCAAGGAAATGATTATCCAGCCTGGGATTGCCAAAGCCAACCTGGGTGTTTCAAGGGAAGACGTGACCTTAGAAGATCAT ccCCTCAATCCAAATCCTGACAGCCGATGGAATACTTACTTCAAGGATAACGAAGTGCTTCTCCAGATAGATAAAGACGTCAG GAGGCTGTACCCTGACATGGCATTCTTCCAGCGCCCAACAGACTACCCCTGCCTTTTAATTCTGGACCCGCAGAATGAGTTTGAAACGCTGCGCAAGCGGGTAGAGCAGACAACGCTCAAGTCCCAGACGGTGGCACGGAACCGGAGCGGGGTCACAAAT GTGAGCTCCCCTCTTAAAACAACACCTAATACTCTGAGTGAGTACGAAGTTCTGCCCAACGGCTGTGAAGCTCACTGGGAAGTGGTGGAGCGAATCCTGTTCATCTATGCCAAGCTGAACCCTGGGATAGCATATGTGCAAGGGATGAATGAAATCGTGGGGCCTCTTTACTACACCTTTGCTACAGACCCTAATAGTGAATGGAAAG AACACGCTGAAGCAGacacatttttctgctttacaaaTCTAATGGCTGAAATTCGGGACAACTTCATTAAGAGCCTGGATGATTCTCAGTGTGGCATTACCTACAAAATGGAGAAGGTCTACTCCACCCTGAAGGAAAAAGATGTGGAGCTGTATTTGAAACTT CAAGAACAGAACATCAAACCCCAGTTCTTTGCCTTCCGCTGGCTGACGCTGCTCTTGTCCCAAGAGTTCCTGCTGCCAGATGTCATCCGCATCTGGGACTCCCTCTTTGCTGACGACAATCGCTTcgattttcttctgcttgtctGTTGTGCTATGTTGAC ACTAATCCGGGATCAGTTGCTGGAAGGAGACTTCACTCTGAACATGAGGCTGCTACAG GATTATCCTATCTCTGATGTTCATCTGATTTTGAAGAAGGCAAAAGAACTTCAAGATTCCAAATAG
- the TBC1D13 gene encoding TBC1 domain family member 13 isoform X3: MSRLHRSRIADFQEVLGEPTVALAKLRDLCFSGIPFDGGLRCLCWKILLNYLPLEKALWSSLLKKQRDLYSQFLKEMIIQPGIAKANLGVSREDVTLEDHPLNPNPDSRWNTYFKDNEVLLQIDKDVRRLYPDMAFFQRPTDYPCLLILDPQNEFETLRKRVEQTTLKSQTVARNRSGVTNVSSPLKTTPNTLSEYEVLPNGCEAHWEVVERILFIYAKLNPGIAYVQGMNEIVGPLYYTFATDPNSEWKEHAEADTFFCFTNLMAEIRDNFIKSLDDSQCGITYKMEKVYSTLKEKDVELYLKLGSGWEHIFILCLVHV; encoded by the exons ATGTCACGGTTGCACCGGAGCAG GATCGCGGACTTCCAGGAGGTGCTCGGTGAACCCACGGTGGCGCTGGCCAAGCTCCGCGACCTGTGCTTCAGCG GAATTCCCTTTGATGGTGGGCTGCGCTGCCTGTGCTGGAAG ATACTCCTGAACTACCTCCCTTTAGAGAAAGCCTTATGGAGCTCTTTGCTGAAGAAACAGAG GGATCTGTATTCCCAGTTCCTCAAGGAAATGATTATCCAGCCTGGGATTGCCAAAGCCAACCTGGGTGTTTCAAGGGAAGACGTGACCTTAGAAGATCAT ccCCTCAATCCAAATCCTGACAGCCGATGGAATACTTACTTCAAGGATAACGAAGTGCTTCTCCAGATAGATAAAGACGTCAG GAGGCTGTACCCTGACATGGCATTCTTCCAGCGCCCAACAGACTACCCCTGCCTTTTAATTCTGGACCCGCAGAATGAGTTTGAAACGCTGCGCAAGCGGGTAGAGCAGACAACGCTCAAGTCCCAGACGGTGGCACGGAACCGGAGCGGGGTCACAAAT GTGAGCTCCCCTCTTAAAACAACACCTAATACTCTGAGTGAGTACGAAGTTCTGCCCAACGGCTGTGAAGCTCACTGGGAAGTGGTGGAGCGAATCCTGTTCATCTATGCCAAGCTGAACCCTGGGATAGCATATGTGCAAGGGATGAATGAAATCGTGGGGCCTCTTTACTACACCTTTGCTACAGACCCTAATAGTGAATGGAAAG AACACGCTGAAGCAGacacatttttctgctttacaaaTCTAATGGCTGAAATTCGGGACAACTTCATTAAGAGCCTGGATGATTCTCAGTGTGGCATTACCTACAAAATGGAGAAGGTCTACTCCACCCTGAAGGAAAAAGATGTGGAGCTGTATTTGAAACTT GGGTCTGGCTGGGAGCACATATTCATTCTTTGCCTGGTGCATGTCTGA